One part of the Parasphingorhabdus sp. SCSIO 66989 genome encodes these proteins:
- a CDS encoding S1/P1 nuclease yields MHKTLLTLVALALTFTAQPAFAWGFYAHKKTAEIAEANLSASSRAQIRQLFKAEKLIGTPDCPLGNMREASVWADCVRRDRLRWGYTAAWHYQSHDICRPWDPANACRNGNCVSAQVERNAALLADKSLPAHVRLEALAWLVHFTGDMHMPLHSGSRADRGGNDVRAAYGIVGGRMNLHWLWDGPLAERAISEEADIARRYSDNERAAAEQGSIADWQKEAFDLSRSYVYPAAQEREACSEPLDRNQRAIIDNEEITDLAPLAREQVRKAGLRIAILIDRALAG; encoded by the coding sequence ATGCACAAAACACTGTTGACGCTGGTCGCTCTCGCTCTGACATTCACCGCCCAACCGGCCTTTGCCTGGGGCTTTTACGCACATAAGAAGACGGCCGAAATCGCCGAGGCCAATCTCAGCGCATCATCTCGCGCCCAAATACGGCAATTGTTCAAAGCCGAAAAGTTGATCGGTACGCCTGATTGCCCGCTGGGCAATATGCGCGAGGCCAGTGTATGGGCCGATTGTGTGCGCCGCGACCGCTTGCGCTGGGGCTATACCGCCGCCTGGCATTATCAGAGCCACGATATCTGTCGTCCCTGGGACCCGGCCAATGCCTGCCGCAACGGTAATTGCGTCAGCGCCCAGGTGGAGCGCAATGCGGCCTTGTTAGCAGATAAATCGCTTCCTGCCCATGTCCGGCTCGAGGCATTGGCATGGTTGGTCCATTTTACCGGCGATATGCATATGCCGCTACACTCCGGCAGTCGCGCTGATCGTGGCGGCAATGATGTCCGTGCAGCCTATGGCATTGTCGGCGGAAGAATGAACCTGCATTGGCTATGGGATGGCCCGCTTGCCGAACGCGCTATAAGCGAAGAAGCCGATATCGCCCGCCGCTACAGCGACAACGAGCGTGCTGCTGCGGAACAAGGCTCTATAGCCGACTGGCAGAAGGAAGCCTTCGACCTGTCGCGCAGCTATGTCTATCCCGCTGCACAGGAACGCGAAGCCTGCTCCGAACCACTGGACCGCAATCAACGCGCGATTATCGACAATGAGGAAATCACTGATCTCGCACCCTTAGCCCGGGAACAGGTGCGCAAGGCCGGGTTGCGAATAGCGATATTGATTGACCGGGCATTGGCGGGGTGA